One part of the Humulus lupulus chromosome 9, drHumLupu1.1, whole genome shotgun sequence genome encodes these proteins:
- the LOC133801372 gene encoding phenolic glucoside malonyltransferase 1-like, with protein sequence MASPKILEVSHVAPFTASPQSTTHFSLPLTMFDTLWFKFSPVQRLFFYSLPETEDTFFNSVLPKLKHSLSLALQYFLPLAGKLAWPQDSPKPVVLYTRGDVVSVSVAESDADFDLLAGNHAFPASAVRPLVSPLHLSETGASVIALQITVFPNRGFSIGLTTHHAVLDGKSTTMFMKSWAYLSRENPPLLPELTPFYDRNIVKDPCGLDMKFLNSWMGNPGSTSSDCRNSPKLFELFKSPDGPSDLYRATFELTRSDIDKLRRRVSSNWDSLTHRSPKPKLHLSSFVLTYAYMFDCFLKATEGDESKSKVILGFAADYRNRLTPPVPENYFGNCVGVKVNWDDTREHLLGKEEDSLTALVVKASALVKELGEEIDFYKEAEELLPRLSSLGSDNSLFFGVAGSPRFGVYSIDFGWGRPKKVAVLSIENGSISMAESGDGNGGVEAGLVLKKHQMDCFASVFVNGLSDIL encoded by the coding sequence ATGGCCTCACCCAAAATACTTGAGGTCTCCCATGTCGCTCCTTTTACGGCCTCACCCCAATCCACCACCCACTTCTCTCTCCCCTTAACCATGTTCGATACCCTTTGGTTCAAGTTTTCTCCCGTCCAACGTCTTTTCTTCTATTCTCTCCCTGAAACTGAAGATACTTTCTTCAACTCTGTTCTCCCAAAGCTCAAACACTCCCTCTCTCTCGCACTCCAATACTTTCTACCTCTTGCCGGAAAACTAGCTTGGCCTCAAGATTCCCCCAAACCAGTCGTTCTTTACACTCGAGGCGACGTCGTTTCGGTCTCCGTCGCCGAGTCCGATGCTGACTTTGACCTCCTGGCCGGGAACCATGCTTTCCCAGCCTCGGCGGTTCGTCCTCTGGTTTCTCCGTTGCATCTTTCTGAAACAGGGGCTTCTGTAATAGCTCTGCAAATCACTGTATTTCCCAATCGTGGATTTTCTATTGGCCTAACTACCCATCACGCTGTTCTAGATGGAAAATCCACGACCATGTTTATGAAGTCGTGGGCTTACTTATCTAGAGAGAATCCGCCATTATTGCCAGAGCTCACACCCTTTTATGACCGGAATATCGTAAAAGACCCATGTGGGCTTGACATGAAGTTTTTGAATAGTTGGATGGGAAATCCTGGCTCAACGTCGTCTGATTGTAGAAACAGCCCAAAACTGTTCGAACTCTTTAAAAGCCCGGATGGACCTTCCGACTTATATAGAGCCACTTTCGAACTAACCCGCTCCGATATAGATAAACTGCGGCGAAGGGTGTCGTCCAATTGGGATAGTTTAACTCATCGATCTCCGAAACCAAAGCTCCACTTATCTTCTTTCGTTCTTACGTACGCATACATGTTCGATTGCTTTCTCAAAGCAACAGAAGGAGATGAGAGTAAAAGTAAAGTCATTTTAGGGTTCGCCGCTGATTACCGGAATCGTTTGACACCTCCAGTGCCAGAAAATTACTTCGGCAATTGCGTGGGAGTCAAGGTGAATTGGGATGACACGAGGGAGCACTTGCTTGGTAAGGAAGAAGATTCGTTGACTGCTCTTGTGGTGAAGGCCAGTGCTTTAGTCAAAGAGTTGGGCGAAGAAATCGATTTCTATAAGGAGGCAGAGGAATTGTTACCGAGATTGAGTTCATTGGGGTCTGACAATTCTCTCTTCTTTGGAGTAGCTGGGTCGCCGAGGTTCGGCGTTTACAGCATAGATTTTGGATGGGGCCGGCCAAAGAAGGTGGCTGTCTTATCTATAGAGAATGGATCCATTTCAATGGCGGAGTCTGGAGATGGAAATGGTGGCGTTGAGGCTGGTTTGGTTTTGAAGAAGCATCAAATGGATTGCTTTGCTTCCGTATTTGTCAACGGTCTCAGTGATATTCTTTAA